In Gordonia phthalatica, one genomic interval encodes:
- a CDS encoding sce7725 family protein, translating to MPRLRARQHEVFAVRNCASSFAASSRVTPILEPVAAPNDLFTRRLGAIAEEGASCDLVLNPSVGDLRSKGSWRELGDYYLENALLEHHGLAVLSNADADHAAMSRWISEARGAGHQFTLDIVHELDLSVTLQGATYHGVRWNIAEDRTVPASYGLPLGGLPVVWANDPFPSLPRNREYVGREEGIFSTRVAGYKSAGYLGVSDFLTLGRGYQPGGGPAYAVVIHFTYESGDVVRLKHFCSESNETQDDPAGKFFEALEKLIDFVDERSLPTNLGIDGFRDLYQRQHFPGLGKVKELSIMNHMLVMQDAII from the coding sequence ATGCCTAGGCTGAGGGCACGACAGCACGAGGTATTTGCTGTTCGAAACTGCGCCTCAAGTTTCGCTGCATCTTCGCGTGTCACACCGATTCTTGAGCCGGTGGCCGCGCCAAATGACCTCTTCACACGCAGGCTGGGAGCGATAGCCGAAGAGGGGGCCAGTTGTGACCTCGTCCTTAACCCTTCGGTCGGTGATCTACGTTCGAAGGGTAGTTGGAGAGAACTTGGCGACTATTACCTTGAGAACGCTCTTCTCGAGCACCACGGACTTGCCGTCCTCTCCAATGCCGACGCTGATCACGCAGCGATGTCGCGCTGGATCAGTGAGGCTAGGGGCGCTGGGCACCAGTTCACGCTCGATATCGTTCATGAACTGGATCTTTCCGTGACCCTGCAAGGTGCGACGTATCACGGAGTTCGATGGAACATTGCCGAAGATCGGACGGTCCCGGCGTCATATGGTCTGCCCCTCGGAGGCCTTCCGGTGGTCTGGGCGAACGACCCGTTTCCTTCCTTGCCGCGCAATCGAGAGTATGTCGGTCGTGAAGAGGGGATCTTCAGCACTCGCGTTGCTGGCTACAAGAGCGCAGGTTACCTCGGCGTCAGCGACTTCCTCACACTTGGAAGGGGATATCAGCCAGGCGGCGGTCCAGCCTATGCGGTAGTTATTCACTTCACTTATGAATCAGGTGATGTCGTCCGTCTGAAGCACTTCTGCTCTGAAAGCAATGAGACTCAGGATGACCCGGCTGGGAAGTTCTTCGAGGCCCTTGAGAAGCTCATCGACTTCGTTGACGAAAGGTCGCTCCCAACAAACCTAGGAATCGACGGGTTCCGCGATCTGTATCAGCGTCAGCACTTTCCCGGGCTTGGCAAGGTCAAGGAGTTGTCGATTATGAATCACATGTTGGTCATGCAGGACGCGATTATCTAG
- a CDS encoding diaminopimelate dehydrogenase codes for MSTRIRVGIVGYGNLGRGVETAIGLNPDMELVGVFTRRDPQSVQTVGENTQAFTMSELDRDRDDIDVLILCGGSRSDLPEQSPAQAGRYNIVDSYDNHAHIPEHFAAVDAAAQTAGTTAVISTGWDPGLFSLNRVFGESIIPQGATYTFWGRGLSQGHSDAVRRVPGVAAGVQYTLPSETAIERVRAGENPELSTRERHTRECFVVLEEGADAEQVRTDIVTMPDYFEPYDTTVHFITAEELARDHQGMPHGGFVIRSGQTSGGTTSEGTKQVIEYSLALESNPEFTASVLVAYARAAARMNRAGDIGAKTVYDVAPGLLSPLSPEELRKSYL; via the coding sequence GTGAGCACACGCATCCGCGTCGGCATCGTCGGATACGGAAACCTCGGCCGCGGTGTCGAGACCGCGATCGGACTGAACCCGGACATGGAGTTGGTCGGCGTCTTCACCCGCCGCGATCCGCAGAGCGTCCAGACCGTCGGTGAGAACACGCAGGCGTTCACGATGTCGGAACTCGACCGCGATCGGGACGACATCGACGTCCTCATCCTGTGCGGCGGCTCGCGCAGCGACCTCCCGGAGCAGAGCCCCGCGCAGGCCGGGCGCTACAACATCGTCGACAGCTACGACAACCACGCGCACATCCCCGAGCATTTCGCCGCCGTCGACGCCGCCGCGCAGACCGCGGGCACCACCGCCGTCATCTCGACCGGATGGGACCCGGGGCTGTTCTCCCTGAACCGCGTGTTCGGCGAGTCGATCATTCCGCAGGGAGCCACGTACACGTTCTGGGGCCGCGGCCTCAGCCAGGGGCACTCCGACGCCGTCCGCCGCGTGCCCGGCGTCGCCGCCGGCGTGCAGTACACGCTGCCGTCGGAGACCGCGATCGAGCGAGTCCGGGCCGGTGAGAACCCCGAACTGTCGACGCGCGAACGCCACACCCGCGAATGCTTCGTCGTCCTCGAGGAGGGCGCCGACGCCGAGCAGGTGCGTACCGACATCGTGACGATGCCCGACTACTTCGAGCCCTACGACACCACCGTCCACTTCATCACCGCCGAGGAGCTCGCACGCGATCACCAGGGCATGCCGCACGGCGGCTTCGTGATCCGCAGTGGCCAGACGTCCGGGGGTACGACGTCCGAGGGCACCAAGCAGGTCATCGAGTACAGCCTGGCGCTGGAGTCGAACCCGGAGTTCACCGCCAGCGTCCTCGTCGCATACGCGCGCGCCGCGGCCCGCATGAATCGGGCGGGCGACATCGGCGCCAAGACCGTGTACGACGTGGCCCCCGGACTGCTGTCGCCGCTGTCGCCGGAGGAACTCCGTAAGAGCTACCTCTGA
- a CDS encoding LppP/LprE family lipoprotein: MAATIGAGAVGSGQAAAQPSPSFGSSSASCAELPSRAVDAAVHRLPAPFPGRDIAWRVYKQGSSMDCSLNWVQVFPEGATGSSPTQILFFDHHRYVNTATPKSTAFTHVSGSAWPGEVTVEFRWLIGDDTTAHPRGHATVHYQLLPFIPPFPIEPLPPQVLR; encoded by the coding sequence ATGGCAGCCACGATCGGTGCCGGAGCCGTCGGGAGCGGACAGGCGGCGGCCCAGCCGTCACCGTCGTTCGGATCCTCCTCGGCGTCCTGTGCCGAACTCCCGTCGCGCGCCGTCGACGCCGCCGTCCATCGACTGCCTGCCCCGTTCCCCGGCCGCGACATCGCTTGGCGCGTGTACAAGCAGGGCTCCTCGATGGACTGCTCCCTGAACTGGGTTCAGGTGTTCCCGGAAGGCGCCACCGGTAGCTCTCCGACGCAGATCCTGTTCTTCGACCATCACCGCTACGTGAACACCGCGACCCCGAAGTCGACGGCCTTCACCCACGTCAGCGGCAGCGCCTGGCCCGGCGAGGTGACCGTCGAGTTCCGGTGGCTCATCGGCGACGACACCACGGCGCACCCGCGCGGTCACGCGACCGTCCACTACCAGCTCCTGCCGTTCATCCCGCCGTTCCCGATCGAACCGCTCCCGCCGCAGGTGCTGCGGTAG
- a CDS encoding PLD nuclease N-terminal domain-containing protein — MPFIGLIVFAMWVVALIDVILAEEYRVRQLPKIAWVFIVLLLPLVGSVIWFAIGRPEGPPTFSGSPRPEPRTTGFPEYERPEYKAAIAAREDEEFRRKARARVEEQRRRAREMKDGDPGDEG, encoded by the coding sequence ATGCCGTTCATCGGTCTCATCGTCTTCGCCATGTGGGTCGTGGCGCTGATCGACGTGATCCTCGCGGAGGAGTACCGCGTGCGGCAACTCCCGAAGATCGCGTGGGTGTTCATCGTGCTCCTGCTGCCGCTGGTCGGCTCGGTGATCTGGTTCGCGATCGGCCGTCCCGAGGGCCCGCCGACGTTCTCGGGGTCTCCTCGTCCCGAACCCCGGACCACGGGTTTCCCCGAGTACGAGCGACCCGAGTACAAGGCGGCCATCGCTGCGCGCGAGGACGAGGAGTTCCGGCGCAAGGCGCGTGCGCGTGTCGAGGAGCAGCGGCGTCGGGCGCGGGAGATGAAGGACGGGGACCCGGGCGACGAAGGCTAG
- a CDS encoding sce7726 family protein, which yields MSVVESQAAAASALLSAPVLRSAMRDGPASKLANRTISSLVASGLATGASTVRTLIWRCDRWLSRHYRNDLVYRRAVLGQMIPWSDGILLPEFRVGRSIVDFLAVTDTLHAVEIKSDLDNTSRLDSQLHDYRKIAPLVSVMASKRVVERVLAAREFETVGLHWLDANGRVETVRDAEFSREYLDSEVLMRSLRRAEYLRVLSALGSTVPDLPNTRVFSYALAASRDLDPLIFHNAVADQLRERKPRAGRTLIARLPEPVRPAVLKLDPTRQQISSLQDWMNQEVANVYA from the coding sequence ATGAGCGTTGTAGAGAGCCAGGCGGCAGCGGCCTCGGCATTGCTTTCGGCACCCGTCCTCCGATCAGCGATGCGAGACGGCCCAGCATCGAAGTTAGCGAATCGCACCATTTCAAGTCTCGTTGCGAGTGGTCTAGCCACCGGTGCATCCACCGTTCGTACTCTGATCTGGCGATGTGACCGATGGCTTTCGCGCCACTACCGTAACGATCTCGTCTACCGCAGAGCCGTTCTCGGTCAGATGATCCCCTGGAGCGACGGCATCCTCCTTCCGGAGTTCAGGGTCGGCCGCTCCATCGTCGACTTCTTGGCCGTGACAGACACGTTGCACGCCGTCGAGATTAAGAGCGACCTCGACAACACTTCCCGACTCGATAGCCAACTACACGACTACAGGAAAATTGCACCCTTGGTATCTGTTATGGCATCAAAGCGCGTAGTGGAACGAGTGCTCGCTGCCCGGGAGTTCGAGACTGTCGGTCTTCACTGGCTTGATGCGAACGGTCGCGTGGAGACTGTCCGCGATGCGGAGTTTAGCCGTGAATACCTTGATTCAGAGGTCTTAATGCGGTCACTTCGTCGCGCAGAGTATCTCAGAGTCCTGTCTGCTCTTGGCTCTACTGTTCCCGATCTCCCGAACACGCGGGTGTTCTCATACGCACTAGCAGCTTCCCGAGATCTGGACCCGCTGATTTTCCACAACGCGGTAGCCGATCAGCTGAGAGAGCGAAAGCCGCGGGCTGGCCGTACATTGATCGCTCGATTGCCCGAACCGGTGCGGCCCGCCGTATTGAAGCTCGATCCGACGAGGCAGCAGATATCCAGTCTTCAAGACTGGATGAACCAGGAGGTTGCAAATGTATATGCCTAG
- a CDS encoding SDR family NAD(P)-dependent oxidoreductase: MSHNLEGKTAIVTGGANGIGFAIAQHLSDAGANVVVADLDAAAAQAAADQLANATAIACDVRDEEQVKSLVEQTVATYGALHVMVPNAGIGDFSPIVELDLKTWRHLMSVNLDGVFLSIRYAAPAIIASGGGTIVNVASVTALAGTPLIGTYSASKAAVVNLTKTAAIELRAHGVRVNAVLPGFIETQLVTAQVQGFEEKLGLPEGGFAGMIAQGQGRFGTVDEVAKAVLFLAGEDSSFCNGSGVVLDGGLNAGLF, encoded by the coding sequence ATGTCGCACAACCTCGAAGGCAAGACCGCCATCGTCACCGGCGGAGCCAACGGTATCGGTTTCGCCATCGCCCAGCACCTCTCGGACGCCGGCGCGAACGTCGTCGTCGCCGATCTCGACGCCGCCGCAGCCCAGGCCGCCGCCGACCAGCTGGCCAACGCCACCGCCATCGCGTGCGACGTCCGCGACGAGGAGCAAGTCAAGTCGCTCGTCGAGCAGACGGTCGCGACCTACGGCGCACTGCACGTGATGGTGCCGAACGCGGGCATCGGAGACTTCTCGCCGATCGTCGAACTGGATCTGAAGACCTGGCGGCACCTCATGTCGGTGAACCTCGACGGAGTCTTCCTCTCCATCCGCTACGCGGCACCGGCGATCATCGCGAGCGGCGGCGGCACCATCGTGAACGTCGCCTCGGTGACAGCTCTGGCCGGCACCCCGCTCATCGGCACCTACAGCGCCTCGAAGGCCGCCGTCGTCAACCTCACCAAGACGGCTGCCATCGAACTCCGCGCCCACGGGGTCCGCGTGAACGCGGTCCTCCCCGGCTTCATCGAGACCCAGCTCGTCACCGCCCAGGTGCAGGGCTTCGAGGAGAAGCTCGGCCTTCCCGAAGGCGGCTTCGCCGGCATGATCGCCCAGGGTCAGGGCCGGTTCGGCACGGTCGACGAGGTCGCAAAGGCCGTCCTGTTCCTGGCGGGCGAGGACTCGTCGTTCTGCAACGGCAGCGGCGTGGTCCTCGACGGCGGCCTCAACGCCGGCCTGTTCTGA
- a CDS encoding universal stress protein: MTVHSAVSVAVDGSDQALQAVRWAAKSAERLNRRLDIVSVLPPVATVFGRLSMQSDEEAMHAARQKAESAVATAAQTAVSAASAPVEHRVIEGKPALALRAVSTRSHMLVVGRRGLGGVRGLLLGSVSTDLAANSDCPTVVVPSGGGRDSGPVVVGFDGSPAADAALERAFDAAATLKAPLTVVHSYGGFTDEVFHGYSGQVLENLRGNAEIAVATQIAEHSERLPDVEVTIDLTTEPPAEHLATLSETAQLVVVGTRGRGGFRGLTLGSTSQAVLHVAQSPVMVVQNR; this comes from the coding sequence ATGACGGTTCATTCGGCGGTTTCAGTGGCGGTCGACGGATCGGATCAGGCACTGCAGGCGGTGCGCTGGGCGGCCAAGTCGGCTGAGCGTCTCAATCGGCGTCTCGACATCGTGTCGGTGTTGCCTCCGGTCGCGACGGTCTTCGGTCGCCTGTCAATGCAGTCCGACGAGGAGGCGATGCACGCCGCCCGGCAGAAGGCCGAGTCGGCGGTCGCGACGGCTGCGCAGACGGCGGTGAGTGCGGCGTCCGCACCCGTCGAGCACCGGGTCATCGAGGGCAAACCGGCCCTGGCCCTGCGCGCCGTCTCGACGCGGTCGCACATGCTGGTGGTGGGTCGACGCGGCCTCGGTGGCGTCCGCGGCCTGCTGCTCGGCTCGGTCAGCACCGACCTCGCGGCCAACTCCGACTGCCCGACGGTCGTGGTGCCGTCGGGCGGAGGTCGTGACAGTGGGCCGGTGGTGGTCGGCTTCGACGGTTCGCCGGCGGCCGACGCGGCGCTGGAGCGGGCGTTCGATGCGGCCGCCACCCTGAAGGCTCCGCTGACAGTGGTGCACTCGTACGGCGGATTCACCGACGAGGTGTTTCACGGCTACTCCGGTCAGGTGCTGGAGAATCTTCGCGGGAACGCCGAGATCGCGGTCGCGACGCAGATCGCGGAGCACAGCGAACGACTGCCCGACGTCGAGGTCACCATCGACCTCACCACCGAGCCCCCCGCCGAGCATCTGGCGACGCTGTCGGAGACGGCGCAGCTGGTGGTCGTGGGCACGCGCGGCCGCGGCGGTTTTCGCGGCCTCACACTCGGGTCGACGAGTCAGGCCGTCCTGCATGTGGCGCAGAGCCCGGTGATGGTGGTCCAGAACCGCTAG
- a CDS encoding DUF3556 domain-containing protein, whose product MGFFTPEPEPMPAGEFLTLPLRERLRVLTTSWVTLGFNTPRMLHVVYVLKMLGLYFAVGLAITSWTTSGVEFTDPSTWFTHIVVYQKLAVWLMLLEVIGLAGAFGPLCGHFVPMLGNIRFWVRPGTIRMAPWARKVPLTGGDERTVVDVVLYLGVLASLVYPLAINAVPVTHVPDGTTAQELIPAYAFIPILVLMPLMGLRDKVIFLAARAEQYLPIMLWSAILGALVLRDGATEADFVNLVIVFKIIIVIVWVCAGVSKLGEHFINVIPPMISNSPGQLNVVKKAHYRGAPDDLRPSRLSWFMAHVAGTAVEIVIPLLLLVTTNATVATVAALLMLVFHIFITSTFPLAVPLEWNVYFGYIAVVLWGGFGAGFDVATYSIWNFHNAWILIPVFALGLFGPILGNLRPDLVSFLPSMRQYSGNWASAVWAMKPGIEERLNELPLVENQIDQLQRMAPTPYPLDEADRTVQKAIAWRSMHSQGRGLLSAMYEHLDDIEGRTIREGEFMCNTILGWNFGDGHLHDERLIAAVQKRLDLKPGDLVVTYCESQPTPWKTSTPQQYRVIDAALGVVERGSWQVPDCVNEQPWLPNGPVPLAVSWTAPGYVRQSTLTGGSAGRTTT is encoded by the coding sequence ATGGGATTCTTCACACCGGAACCGGAGCCGATGCCCGCAGGCGAGTTCCTCACGCTCCCGCTTCGCGAACGCCTGCGAGTGCTCACGACGTCGTGGGTGACGCTGGGATTCAACACCCCGCGCATGCTCCACGTGGTCTACGTCCTCAAGATGCTCGGCCTGTATTTCGCGGTCGGTCTCGCGATCACGTCGTGGACGACGTCGGGCGTGGAGTTCACCGATCCTTCGACCTGGTTCACGCACATCGTCGTCTATCAGAAGCTCGCCGTGTGGCTGATGCTCCTCGAGGTCATCGGTCTGGCCGGCGCCTTCGGTCCCCTCTGCGGACACTTCGTCCCGATGCTCGGCAACATCCGCTTCTGGGTCCGGCCCGGCACCATCCGGATGGCGCCGTGGGCGCGGAAGGTCCCCTTGACCGGCGGCGACGAACGTACCGTGGTCGACGTCGTCCTCTACCTCGGGGTTCTCGCGAGCCTGGTGTACCCGTTGGCGATCAACGCTGTCCCCGTCACCCACGTCCCGGACGGCACCACAGCCCAGGAGCTGATCCCCGCCTACGCGTTCATCCCAATCTTGGTCCTGATGCCGCTGATGGGTCTGCGCGACAAGGTGATCTTCCTGGCCGCCCGTGCGGAGCAGTACCTGCCGATCATGCTGTGGTCGGCGATCCTCGGAGCACTCGTCCTCCGCGACGGCGCCACCGAAGCGGACTTCGTCAACCTCGTCATCGTCTTCAAGATCATCATCGTGATCGTCTGGGTCTGCGCCGGCGTCTCGAAGCTCGGCGAGCACTTCATCAACGTGATCCCGCCGATGATCTCGAACAGCCCCGGCCAGTTGAACGTCGTGAAGAAGGCCCACTACCGCGGGGCACCCGACGACCTGCGCCCGAGCCGACTGTCGTGGTTCATGGCTCACGTGGCGGGCACCGCGGTCGAGATCGTCATCCCGCTGCTCCTGCTCGTCACCACCAACGCGACGGTGGCCACGGTCGCCGCACTGCTGATGCTGGTCTTCCACATCTTCATCACCTCGACCTTCCCGCTGGCCGTTCCACTGGAGTGGAACGTCTACTTCGGTTACATCGCAGTCGTGCTGTGGGGCGGTTTCGGCGCCGGCTTCGACGTCGCCACATACAGCATCTGGAACTTCCACAACGCATGGATCCTGATCCCGGTGTTCGCGCTCGGCCTGTTCGGACCGATCCTCGGCAACCTCCGCCCGGACCTCGTGTCCTTCCTGCCCTCCATGCGGCAGTACTCGGGCAACTGGGCCTCGGCGGTCTGGGCGATGAAGCCCGGCATCGAGGAACGTCTCAACGAACTGCCCCTGGTCGAGAACCAGATCGACCAGCTTCAGCGCATGGCGCCGACCCCGTACCCGCTCGACGAGGCCGACCGGACCGTGCAGAAGGCCATCGCCTGGCGGTCGATGCACAGCCAGGGCCGCGGACTGCTGTCGGCGATGTACGAGCACCTCGACGACATCGAGGGTCGCACCATTCGCGAAGGCGAGTTCATGTGCAACACCATCCTCGGCTGGAACTTCGGCGACGGTCACCTGCACGACGAGCGGCTGATCGCGGCGGTCCAGAAGCGCCTCGACCTGAAGCCGGGCGACCTGGTCGTCACCTACTGCGAATCGCAGCCGACGCCGTGGAAGACCAGCACGCCTCAGCAGTACCGGGTCATCGACGCCGCGCTGGGCGTCGTGGAACGCGGAAGCTGGCAGGTGCCGGACTGCGTCAACGAGCAGCCGTGGCTGCCCAACGGCCCCGTCCCCCTCGCGGTCTCCTGGACCGCCCCGGGCTACGTCCGCCAGAGCACCCTCACCGGTGGCTCGGCAGGCCGGACGACCACCTGA
- a CDS encoding PucR family transcriptional regulator, with translation MTTRRTVAEVQKQAKARVSEVARTIGERVPELATAMHLEIAENIPALHGDPLMLELLRASTESNVETFVHLAQHGLALDDVEPPPAATAYAQRLAQRDISSIALISAYRLGQRSMVDLAFAEIPLEGTDPEVAYAAVRLMHELAFGYIDRVSEKVVVAYESERESWLANRSTVRATTLAGLLSGEEMDVGDAESALGYRLRQRHLGVVLWESARDNSTSALRRLESVVGSVAQAVGAVGQPLFIPKDRSLAWAWIPLGRGSTEVDHEAILRRVDEETSGSIRVALGSVGASTAGFRESHGQAVRAYSVATVARDRALTVTTYDDPGVRTVAMLVGDLPAARSMVVSTLGPLAADDEAAERLRETLSVFYRENGSYQAVARILHLHRNSVKYRVDRATEMRGRPIEDDRFNVELALLACQWLGRAVLIDAD, from the coding sequence ATGACGACGCGTCGCACCGTCGCAGAGGTCCAGAAACAGGCGAAAGCGCGGGTCAGCGAGGTGGCGCGCACGATCGGCGAGCGAGTGCCCGAACTCGCGACCGCGATGCACCTGGAGATCGCGGAGAACATTCCGGCTCTGCACGGGGACCCGCTGATGCTGGAACTGCTGCGCGCCAGCACGGAGAGCAATGTGGAGACCTTCGTGCATCTCGCACAGCACGGGCTCGCGTTGGACGACGTGGAGCCGCCTCCCGCCGCGACCGCCTATGCACAACGTCTCGCGCAGCGTGACATCTCGTCGATCGCCTTGATCAGTGCCTACCGACTCGGGCAGCGCAGCATGGTCGACCTCGCCTTCGCGGAGATCCCGCTCGAGGGTACCGATCCCGAGGTCGCCTATGCGGCCGTCCGGCTGATGCACGAGCTCGCCTTCGGCTACATCGATCGAGTCTCGGAGAAGGTGGTCGTCGCCTACGAATCCGAGCGGGAGAGCTGGTTGGCCAACCGCAGCACGGTCCGGGCGACGACCCTCGCCGGGCTCCTTTCGGGCGAGGAGATGGACGTCGGAGACGCCGAGTCGGCGCTGGGCTATCGCCTCCGCCAACGACATCTCGGAGTCGTGCTGTGGGAGAGTGCCCGCGACAACTCGACCAGCGCGCTGCGTCGGCTGGAGTCCGTGGTCGGGTCCGTCGCGCAGGCTGTCGGAGCCGTGGGCCAGCCGCTGTTCATCCCGAAGGACCGGTCTCTGGCATGGGCGTGGATTCCGCTGGGACGCGGTTCGACCGAGGTGGATCACGAGGCGATCCTCCGCCGGGTGGATGAGGAGACCAGCGGGAGCATTCGTGTCGCACTCGGCTCGGTCGGTGCGTCGACCGCCGGCTTCCGAGAATCTCACGGACAGGCGGTGCGTGCCTACTCGGTCGCGACGGTCGCCCGGGACCGGGCGCTCACCGTCACGACCTACGACGACCCGGGCGTCCGCACCGTCGCGATGCTGGTCGGGGACCTCCCGGCGGCGCGGTCGATGGTCGTCTCCACCTTGGGCCCGCTCGCCGCCGACGATGAGGCGGCCGAGCGATTGAGGGAGACCCTGTCGGTGTTCTACCGGGAGAACGGCAGTTATCAGGCGGTCGCTCGAATCCTGCACCTGCACCGGAACTCGGTGAAGTATCGCGTCGACCGCGCGACGGAGATGCGGGGCCGGCCGATCGAGGACGATCGCTTCAACGTGGAGCTGGCCCTGCTCGCCTGCCAGTGGCTGGGGCGGGCGGTGCTCATCGATGCTGACTAG
- a CDS encoding class I adenylate-forming enzyme family protein: protein MPNPYLPWERPAEWGDRPCLRDDREELTYDDFAARVAAAAEQFADLGVARGSVVAVMLPNRIELLTSIVAAWRLGATATPINPVFTATEAEYQIRDADAALVVANDATAPTAGRTLLQVDDLRTVAQRPAAAPITDNNAPALLIYTSGSTGKPKGVILTHANVSAMSSMMDDSLSLSSEDHCLLVLPLFHVNAICVSFLATMRSGGRLSILSRFHPVEFMTAIQELRPTYFSAVPTIFSHLLALPTEMEFDTSSVRFAICGAAPASQELLEGFEARYGFPLLEGYGLTECTCAATANPIDGPRKIGTVGVALPGQTVGIMGTDGTLLPAGERGEVVIRGDNVMLGYLNRPDATAEALGDGWLHTGDVGILDEDGYLRLVDRIKDMIIRGGENLYPKEIETVLAHDPAVVEVAVVGRPDPVYGEVPVAFVALHPERTTTVEALRALCAEHLTKVKVPVDITVLETLPKNPVGKLDKPTLRKHSASATA, encoded by the coding sequence ATGCCGAACCCGTACCTGCCCTGGGAACGTCCCGCCGAATGGGGCGACCGCCCATGCCTGCGCGACGACCGCGAGGAGTTGACGTACGACGACTTCGCCGCCCGAGTCGCGGCCGCCGCCGAACAGTTCGCGGACCTCGGTGTCGCTCGCGGCAGCGTCGTCGCAGTGATGCTGCCGAACCGGATCGAGCTGCTCACCTCGATCGTCGCCGCGTGGCGCCTGGGTGCCACCGCGACACCGATCAACCCCGTGTTCACCGCCACCGAGGCCGAGTATCAGATCCGCGACGCCGACGCCGCCCTCGTGGTCGCGAACGACGCCACGGCGCCGACCGCCGGTCGGACACTGCTGCAGGTCGACGACCTGCGGACCGTCGCCCAGCGCCCCGCCGCCGCACCGATCACCGACAACAACGCGCCGGCCCTGCTCATCTACACGAGCGGATCCACCGGCAAGCCCAAGGGCGTGATCCTCACCCACGCCAACGTCTCGGCGATGTCGTCGATGATGGACGACTCCTTGAGTCTGAGTTCGGAGGACCACTGCCTCCTGGTCCTCCCGCTGTTCCACGTGAACGCCATCTGCGTCAGCTTCCTTGCGACGATGCGCAGCGGTGGTCGTCTCTCGATCCTCAGCCGGTTCCACCCGGTCGAGTTCATGACCGCGATCCAGGAGTTGCGGCCCACCTACTTCTCGGCGGTGCCGACCATCTTCAGCCACCTGCTGGCACTGCCCACCGAGATGGAGTTCGACACGTCGTCGGTCCGGTTCGCGATCTGCGGAGCTGCCCCCGCCTCCCAGGAACTGCTCGAGGGGTTCGAGGCCCGGTACGGGTTCCCGCTGCTCGAAGGCTACGGACTCACTGAATGCACGTGTGCCGCGACCGCCAACCCGATCGACGGTCCGCGCAAGATCGGCACCGTCGGCGTCGCACTCCCCGGCCAGACCGTGGGAATCATGGGCACCGACGGCACCCTGCTCCCCGCGGGCGAGCGCGGCGAGGTGGTCATCCGCGGCGACAACGTGATGCTGGGCTACCTCAACCGTCCGGACGCCACCGCCGAGGCCCTCGGCGACGGCTGGCTGCACACCGGCGACGTCGGGATCCTCGACGAGGACGGCTATCTGCGCCTCGTCGACCGGATCAAGGACATGATCATCCGCGGCGGCGAGAACCTCTACCCGAAGGAGATCGAGACCGTCTTGGCGCACGACCCCGCCGTCGTCGAGGTCGCCGTCGTCGGCCGCCCCGACCCGGTCTACGGAGAGGTCCCGGTCGCCTTCGTCGCCCTGCACCCGGAACGCACCACCACCGTCGAGGCGTTGCGCGCCCTCTGCGCGGAGCACCTGACGAAGGTCAAGGTTCCGGTCGACATCACCGTCCTCGAGACACTGCCGAAGAATCCCGTCGGCAAGCTCGACAAGCCCACCCTGCGCAAACACAGCGCATCCGCCACTGCCTAG
- a CDS encoding nuclear transport factor 2 family protein: MTPSQTMPPVIEEWHRLIAEPDAARLRGLIAPGAVFKSPAVHTPQEGGDVTFAYLWAALGVLGPTLTYRRQWYAEDSAVLQFTAEVDGLSLEGVDIITWNDAGLIVDFTVIVRPYKGLQALIAAMGAALQSGG; this comes from the coding sequence ATGACACCGTCCCAGACCATGCCGCCCGTGATCGAGGAGTGGCACCGCCTGATCGCTGAGCCTGATGCCGCACGACTGCGCGGGTTGATCGCCCCGGGCGCGGTCTTCAAGTCGCCGGCCGTCCACACACCGCAGGAGGGCGGCGATGTCACCTTCGCGTACCTGTGGGCCGCACTGGGAGTGCTCGGTCCGACGCTGACCTATCGGAGGCAGTGGTATGCCGAGGACTCAGCGGTCCTGCAGTTCACCGCGGAGGTCGACGGACTCTCGCTGGAGGGCGTCGACATCATCACCTGGAACGACGCCGGCCTGATCGTCGACTTCACCGTCATCGTCCGGCCGTACAAAGGACTGCAGGCGCTCATCGCGGCGATGGGTGCGGCGCTGCAGAGCGGAGGCTGA